Proteins encoded together in one Osmerus eperlanus chromosome 20, fOsmEpe2.1, whole genome shotgun sequence window:
- the LOC134040990 gene encoding lens fiber membrane intrinsic protein-like, whose product MYSFMGGGLFCAFVGNILLVVSTATDYWMQYRLSGSYAHQGLWRYCMSGKCYMQTDSIAYWNATRAFMILSGMSCFAGIIAGILSFAHFSTFERFNRSFAAGIMFFVSTLFVLLAMAIYTGVTVNFLGKRFGDWRFSWSYILGWVALLMTFFAGIFYMCAYRMHECRRGTSPR is encoded by the exons ATGTATAGTTTCATGGGCGGAGGCCTCTTCTGCGCCTTTGTTGGGAACATTCTCTTGGTGGTCTCAACGGCAACAGACTACTGGATGCAGTACCGTCTGTCTGGCAGCTACGCTCACCAGGGCTTGTGGAGGTACTGCATGTCGGGCAAGTGCTACATGCAAACGGACAGCATCG CTTACTGGAATGCCACACGTGCTTTCATGATCCTGTCGGGGATGTCGTGCTTCGCCGGCATCATCGCAGGCATCCTGTCCTTCGCACATTTCTCCACCTTTGAGAGGTTCAATCGCTCCTTCGCTGCAGGGATCATGTTCTTCGTCTCCA CTTTATTTGTTCTGCTGGCCATGGCCATCTACACGGGTGTGACAGTCAACTTCCTGGGCAAGCGCTTCGGTGACTGGCGATTCTCCTGGTCATACATACTGGGCTGGGTGGCTCTGCTCATGACCTTCTTTGCAG GTATTTTCTACATGTGCGCCTACAGAATGCATGAGTGCAGGAGGGGGACCAGCCCTCGCTAG